DNA sequence from the Thunnus maccoyii chromosome 7, fThuMac1.1, whole genome shotgun sequence genome:
TCATGTGACAccagctccccccccccccccccaccccccaccccctaccCCCCATCTCTGCAGGACCAGGACCCTCCTGCACGGGCCTCCAGAACCCGCCAGGTCCCGGCGGTTCACGCGCCCCGCAAATCAATCACGCAAATCCGGCGGCGAGGCCGGTTCGGTTCGGTTCGGTTCGGTCCGGTCCCCTCTCTTCATTCAAACACCGTTAGTCCTCTTCTGCACGAGGACGGCTGTTTGGACTGTTTCCACTTCTTCGCTCCGCTCCGCAGCGGTCTGACTCGGCTCGGTTCGGCTCGGTTCGGCTCAGCGGGCCTGCAGCTCCAGACAGGGGACCCACTGGTTCCTGCAGCGGCTCTCCTCACAGAAGCTGCTGACGTCCTGCAGGGCCTGGCACTGCATCGGCTGCACCGGAGGGTTCTGCAACAGGACGGTTAACGTTAATGACGTCACATGCTTTCATCAGATTACAGCTGTAACAGTGATAATTCATAATATCTGGATATCTGGAGCGGGAACTGGACTTACAGTGACCAGGATGCAGTGCAGGTCTCGGGGCTCGTTGCCGTTGCTGTCCGCGGTTTCTTCCTCCAGCAGCTGCGCGAGCCGCCGCATACCGGACACCCGCAGGATGTTGATGTCGTTGTCGCAGCAGAAAGCCTGAAGCAGCGTGAAGTGGATCTGCAGCGCGAtgtcatcttcatcctcctcatcgGTGGCCAGGACGCACAGAACCACACTGTCCGGGTCCCTGCAGGGCGAGGAGAAGACCCGgttaacatcatcatcatcaccatcatcatcatattgaGTCATTATTAGAGGTTATTATTAATAAACGCAGAGATGTACTTACACATTCATGAGTTTGGCGGACTCGTAGACTCCCACCGTGAGGCAGTCCTGCCGCTGAGCCGCgaccagcagctcctccagagcctGACTCACCGTCTccatcctgcacacacacacaagacggTTAGAAACGTGACACTCACACTGCACTACAATCTACCAAACATATcaagaaactgtcagaaataCATAAAGAGTCTTTAAATGAAGATTCAGGATTATAATCTGCACTATGACTGGACTCGTGCAGCCTCGTGCCAGTGCGTAATTACGCGTAAGAAACTTACTTTTTCTCGGTGCTGTTGGATCCAATGACTTCCTCCAGAGTCATGTTGAAGTCAGTAAAATAATCCACAAAATCCAGGATAGTAAAATATATCCACAGCGGAGAGGCTGCTGTCCCGTTATATTCCCGGAATAAAGTCCCAACAGGCGGTAATCCAGCTCGGTACAAAGATCCGTC
Encoded proteins:
- the LOC121900205 gene encoding growth arrest and DNA damage-inducible protein GADD45 beta-like yields the protein MTLEEVIGSNSTEKKMETVSQALEELLVAAQRQDCLTVGVYESAKLMNVDPDSVVLCVLATDEEDEDDIALQIHFTLLQAFCCDNDINILRVSGMRRLAQLLEEETADSNGNEPRDLHCILVTNPPVQPMQCQALQDVSSFCEESRCRNQWVPCLELQAR